One genomic region from Pantanalinema sp. encodes:
- a CDS encoding helix-turn-helix transcriptional regulator, translating into MSIEVHLDRLLVDRKMKVSELAQRTGIALNNISILKTGKAKAIRFSTLEAICEVLDCQPGDILSYEKD; encoded by the coding sequence ATGAGCATCGAAGTGCATCTCGATCGGCTGCTGGTCGATCGCAAAATGAAGGTGAGCGAGCTGGCCCAAAGGACGGGCATCGCGCTCAACAACATCTCCATCCTCAAGACGGGAAAGGCCAAGGCGATCCGCTTCTCCACCCTGGAGGCCATCTGCGAGGTCCTTGACTGTCAGCCGGGCGACATCCTCAGCTACGAGAAGGACTAG
- a CDS encoding Wzz/FepE/Etk N-terminal domain-containing protein, with the protein MKDRPPLDAALARFDNNLPLLRLLVERVLGGYPLGPRPMVLAGALALYQASLGWTEGEGSFQEAAERAIHPALMALFQAQAIPPMALPPELTPFAERLEEMVLALDRRGIQPGLMPYYAPMAQAAGYGLRPYEEFASPPQGANDARLWLTLSNILKRRWPLILSIVVASDLAVGVLSMRAPKTYKATTTINTGIASGQSVSGTAIDWFKAGALMGNLTEMLQSRSVLERTASKLNLATTPEKLAKRLDVEKVGQTDMMRISGTARSPQEAADLANTHTREFIRFYQQSQGTDARSADAFIAQQVKESAQRLRGAEDRLKAFKATNVPEAQTTIAVQLAELRAQKGEVERALTAARSGLSMVEREILLLKKDPAFASSVKDAPEVETAGDRLKTLKQNLSDARGLYGDESPVVKELKGQIARASSTVRSTSAKVAASDPARADVAGRRIALKVEVAQQQAKLSSLEAAIAELEPKARNASVTDVTYKELQREVALREADYQRLSERASQTRLAANGASVLPITIVDLAEPPIKPEDAKTLVKLALGSLIAGVFGFVLAYVLEARASALMAHELVEAKLDQEKGA; encoded by the coding sequence ATGAAGGATCGCCCCCCCCTCGATGCCGCCCTGGCGCGCTTTGATAACAACCTGCCGCTCCTGCGGCTCCTGGTCGAGCGCGTCCTCGGCGGCTACCCCCTCGGGCCTCGCCCCATGGTGCTCGCGGGCGCCCTCGCCCTGTACCAGGCCTCGCTCGGCTGGACCGAGGGCGAGGGCAGCTTCCAGGAGGCCGCCGAGAGGGCCATCCACCCGGCGCTGATGGCCCTCTTCCAGGCGCAGGCGATCCCGCCCATGGCCCTGCCGCCCGAGCTCACCCCCTTCGCAGAGCGGCTCGAGGAGATGGTGCTCGCCCTGGATCGCCGGGGGATCCAGCCGGGCTTGATGCCCTACTACGCCCCGATGGCGCAGGCGGCGGGCTACGGCCTGCGGCCCTACGAGGAGTTCGCGAGCCCGCCTCAAGGCGCCAACGACGCGCGCCTGTGGCTCACCCTGTCCAACATCCTGAAGCGTCGCTGGCCCCTCATCCTCTCGATCGTCGTGGCCAGCGACCTGGCCGTGGGCGTGCTCTCGATGCGCGCGCCCAAGACCTACAAGGCCACCACCACCATCAACACCGGCATCGCCTCGGGCCAGTCGGTGAGCGGGACGGCCATCGACTGGTTCAAGGCGGGGGCCCTGATGGGCAACCTGACCGAGATGCTCCAGAGCCGCTCGGTGCTCGAGCGAACCGCCTCCAAGCTCAACCTCGCCACCACCCCCGAGAAGCTCGCCAAGCGCCTCGACGTCGAGAAGGTCGGCCAGACCGACATGATGCGCATCTCGGGCACCGCCAGGTCCCCCCAGGAGGCGGCGGATCTCGCCAACACGCACACCCGCGAGTTCATCCGCTTCTACCAGCAGAGCCAGGGCACCGACGCCCGCAGCGCCGACGCCTTCATCGCCCAGCAGGTGAAGGAGAGCGCCCAGCGCCTGCGCGGGGCCGAGGATCGCCTCAAGGCCTTCAAGGCGACCAACGTCCCCGAGGCCCAGACCACCATCGCCGTGCAGCTCGCGGAGCTCCGGGCCCAGAAGGGCGAGGTGGAGCGCGCCCTCACGGCCGCCAGGAGCGGGCTCTCGATGGTCGAGCGCGAGATCCTCCTGCTCAAGAAGGACCCCGCGTTCGCGAGCAGCGTCAAGGACGCCCCGGAGGTGGAGACGGCGGGCGATCGCCTCAAGACCCTCAAGCAGAACCTCTCCGACGCCAGGGGGCTGTACGGGGATGAGAGCCCCGTGGTCAAGGAGCTCAAGGGGCAGATCGCCAGGGCCTCGAGCACGGTTCGCTCGACCAGCGCCAAGGTGGCCGCGAGCGACCCCGCGCGCGCCGACGTGGCCGGGCGCCGGATCGCCCTCAAGGTCGAGGTCGCCCAGCAGCAGGCCAAGCTCTCGAGCCTCGAGGCGGCGATCGCCGAGCTCGAGCCCAAGGCGCGCAACGCCTCGGTCACCGACGTCACCTACAAGGAGCTGCAGCGCGAGGTCGCCCTGCGCGAGGCCGACTACCAGCGCCTGAGCGAGCGCGCGAGCCAGACCCGGCTGGCGGCCAACGGCGCCTCGGTCCTGCCGATCACCATCGTGGACCTGGCCGAGCCGCCCATCAAGCCGGAGGACGCGAAGACCCTGGTCAAGCTCGCCCTCGGCTCCTTGATCGCGGGGGTCTTCGGCTTCGTTCTGGCCTACGTCCTCGAGGCGCGCGCGAGCGCCCTGATGGCCCACGAGCTGGTCGAGGCCAAGCTCGACCAGGAGAAGGGCGCATGA
- a CDS encoding STAS domain-containing protein, whose amino-acid sequence MESTPGSWAGQDALGTRGGSPRHLPLAPGLKIEVTPDEPGTLRLMGALDARTAIAFKRALAEHLCEGTSRVVLDLKALKQLDPTGLAALAEAGEMAKRRSRHLVVAHLPDHARERLARASLHKVIALSEQ is encoded by the coding sequence ATGGAGAGCACGCCAGGATCCTGGGCGGGCCAAGACGCCCTGGGCACACGGGGCGGATCCCCTCGGCACCTTCCGCTCGCGCCCGGCCTGAAAATCGAGGTCACCCCCGACGAGCCCGGCACGCTTCGCCTCATGGGGGCGCTCGATGCCCGAACGGCGATCGCCTTCAAGCGCGCCCTCGCCGAGCACCTCTGCGAGGGCACCTCGCGCGTCGTGCTGGACCTCAAAGCGCTCAAGCAGCTGGACCCCACGGGTCTGGCCGCGCTGGCCGAGGCCGGCGAGATGGCCAAGCGCCGCTCCCGGCACCTGGTGGTGGCCCACCTGCCCGACCATGCCCGCGAGCGGCTCGCGCGCGCCTCGCTCCACAAGGTCATCGCGCTGAGCGAGCAGTGA
- a CDS encoding O-antigen ligase family protein — MSVKATLPRGKAPLRGTWWKVLLACLPFVAVTAQAVAGFDRLKMVLLTIAPLMAAIFLNVELGVYVVLGFSTVVVFIKRMMPNLDANQIGLALEGMILLMGLRLVVDLANGGNRRLFRTAITLPLVLFCAYQVLEVFNPLAPSLKFGVYGLRDTLRAVGAILVVYYFRSERKLKRFMVFWLGLLTVEGLYGIYQHHHGLLNQEYNWLIESGSWRTHILNGYVRVFGTVGDAATFGFIEITGALLLVALALSSRGWRVAALLALSVPMLYAMVLSYSRGPIVAVVAGLSAMLMLSRNWKLCLGALLIGTLCLGGLAASGQTGLLDRVMTAAKPGEDASFQVRMGYINDYLPRIVERPFGSGLWTAGASGLAVTGGEPIPGTTIGVPTDNNYFKYGLEMGWVGLSLFIWLIVAAAASAARTYARLERPFLKALCLGLFGIFVCYAVGALSNDIYVQKPLSEWFYLAIGLAMLLGQSAELARRGPSRSRQ; from the coding sequence ATGAGCGTCAAGGCGACCCTGCCCAGGGGCAAGGCCCCCCTTCGGGGGACGTGGTGGAAGGTCCTGCTCGCCTGCCTGCCCTTCGTGGCGGTCACGGCCCAGGCGGTGGCGGGCTTCGACCGGCTCAAGATGGTGCTCTTGACCATCGCGCCCCTGATGGCGGCCATCTTCCTCAACGTGGAGCTCGGGGTCTACGTGGTGCTGGGCTTCTCGACGGTGGTGGTCTTCATCAAGCGCATGATGCCCAACCTGGACGCCAACCAGATCGGCCTGGCCCTGGAGGGGATGATCCTCCTGATGGGGCTGCGCCTGGTGGTGGACCTGGCGAACGGGGGTAACCGGCGCCTGTTCCGTACCGCCATCACCCTGCCGCTGGTGCTCTTCTGCGCCTACCAGGTGCTCGAGGTCTTCAATCCCCTCGCCCCGAGCCTCAAGTTCGGGGTGTACGGGCTGCGCGACACCCTGCGGGCCGTCGGCGCCATCCTGGTCGTCTACTACTTCCGCAGCGAGCGCAAGCTCAAGCGCTTCATGGTCTTCTGGCTGGGGCTGCTCACCGTCGAGGGCCTGTACGGCATCTACCAGCACCACCACGGCCTGCTCAACCAGGAGTACAACTGGCTCATCGAGTCGGGCAGCTGGCGCACCCACATCCTCAACGGCTACGTGCGCGTGTTCGGCACGGTGGGGGACGCCGCGACCTTCGGCTTCATCGAGATCACCGGTGCCCTCTTGCTCGTCGCCCTGGCGCTCTCGAGCAGGGGGTGGCGGGTCGCGGCCCTGCTCGCGCTCAGCGTGCCCATGCTCTACGCGATGGTGCTCAGCTACTCGCGGGGCCCCATCGTCGCGGTGGTGGCGGGGCTCTCGGCCATGCTCATGCTGAGCCGCAACTGGAAGCTGTGCCTGGGGGCGCTCCTCATCGGGACGCTGTGCCTGGGCGGGCTCGCGGCGAGCGGACAGACGGGCCTCTTGGACCGGGTCATGACCGCGGCCAAGCCGGGCGAGGACGCCAGCTTCCAGGTGCGGATGGGCTACATCAACGACTACCTGCCCCGGATCGTCGAGCGGCCCTTCGGCAGCGGCCTGTGGACCGCCGGCGCCTCGGGCCTCGCCGTCACAGGCGGCGAGCCCATCCCCGGCACCACCATCGGGGTGCCCACCGACAACAACTACTTCAAGTACGGCCTGGAGATGGGCTGGGTCGGCCTTTCGCTGTTCATCTGGCTGATCGTCGCTGCTGCCGCGTCGGCGGCAAGGACCTACGCGCGGCTCGAACGCCCCTTCCTGAAGGCCCTCTGCCTCGGGCTGTTCGGGATCTTCGTCTGCTACGCGGTGGGCGCCCTCTCCAACGACATCTACGTCCAGAAGCCCCTGAGCGAGTGGTTCTACCTCGCCATCGGCCTCGCCATGCTGCTCGGCCAGTCGGCCGAGCTTGCCAGGCGCGGCCCCTCGAGGAGTCGCCAATGA
- a CDS encoding tetratricopeptide repeat protein has product MADAPDYYEVLQVHPKASALMIKKAYRTLLLAGGHPDLGGNPVETQLLTEAYEVLSNPDRRMAYDRRRSVGRPAPTTIIVSICPHCGVFNRVRSETKLLVARCGKCGHGLGKAKAPTMPLKLERKWPWKWILGGALVAFTVVGAVGGYQLWSADRDPLAEAIALEERGQLSSAAERLQAIIETQPRHLAAHQHLGQVYEAQKNLEAAIAQYRVAADISPTTPKSHYLLGRALMRHGRLDEAEEALRKSIAIDPQDVGALVTLGKLLVKTDRLDQAVEVYRKAVPLDVRNSDLRYSLAMVYQLQGDTAHAVQEHRQALSIDPRHREALVNLGKLYRERGAYQDALTQFQKAAVLRYEDPDLHFWMAEIYRQSGNPAQAIREFQVSQSQAKANPILRDRIDRALRALGG; this is encoded by the coding sequence ATGGCCGACGCCCCCGATTACTACGAAGTCCTCCAGGTCCATCCCAAGGCGAGCGCCTTGATGATCAAGAAGGCGTATCGCACCCTGCTTTTGGCGGGGGGGCATCCGGATCTCGGCGGCAACCCGGTCGAGACCCAGCTCTTGACCGAGGCCTACGAGGTCCTCTCGAACCCCGATCGCCGCATGGCCTACGACCGCCGCCGCAGCGTCGGCCGGCCCGCGCCAACCACCATCATCGTCTCCATCTGCCCCCACTGCGGGGTCTTCAACCGGGTGCGATCGGAGACCAAGCTGCTCGTCGCGCGCTGCGGCAAGTGCGGCCATGGGCTCGGCAAGGCCAAGGCGCCGACCATGCCCCTCAAGCTGGAGCGCAAGTGGCCCTGGAAGTGGATCCTGGGCGGGGCCCTGGTCGCGTTCACCGTCGTCGGCGCGGTGGGGGGCTACCAGCTCTGGAGCGCCGATCGCGATCCCTTGGCCGAGGCGATCGCCCTCGAGGAGCGCGGGCAGCTCTCGAGCGCCGCCGAGCGCCTGCAGGCGATCATCGAGACCCAGCCGCGCCACCTGGCCGCTCACCAGCACCTGGGCCAGGTCTACGAGGCCCAGAAGAACCTGGAGGCCGCCATCGCCCAGTACCGCGTGGCTGCCGACATCTCGCCGACCACCCCCAAGTCCCACTACCTCCTGGGAAGGGCCCTGATGCGGCACGGTCGCCTCGACGAGGCCGAGGAGGCCCTTCGCAAGTCGATCGCGATCGATCCCCAGGACGTGGGGGCCCTCGTGACCCTGGGCAAGCTCCTGGTCAAGACCGACCGACTGGACCAGGCGGTGGAGGTCTACCGCAAGGCCGTGCCCCTCGACGTGCGCAACAGCGACCTGCGCTACAGCCTGGCCATGGTCTACCAGCTGCAGGGGGACACCGCCCATGCCGTGCAGGAGCATCGCCAGGCGCTATCGATCGACCCGCGCCACCGCGAGGCCCTGGTCAACCTGGGCAAGCTCTACCGGGAGCGCGGCGCCTACCAGGACGCCCTGACCCAGTTCCAGAAGGCCGCCGTCCTCAGGTACGAGGACCCCGACCTGCACTTCTGGATGGCCGAGATCTACCGCCAGTCAGGCAACCCGGCCCAGGCCATCCGCGAGTTCCAGGTCTCGCAGAGCCAGGCCAAGGCCAACCCGATCCTGCGCGACCGCATCGATCGCGCCCTCAGGGCCCTGGGGGGCTAG
- a CDS encoding sugar transferase: protein MKGLILTGSAHAALAPITFTAPLGALPLLGEALIAHQLRRLSRLGVEDVLVAMHHLPAPLEAAIRSATPEGMRVSVALESALSGSGGALKAHAAFLSQTTLVLSGDVIDWLDLEGAIAHHRATGALVTAVLSPQASPGALGAALTTGGMLKSCAPPERPEVWHTGIYLVEPAALDHLPGTPCAIGREWLPRLSAQGLRVAGHVAEGAWHPAGTPLGYHQAQLAALCAGTAGDAILHVDPGALVHPEATLVPPCWIGPGCRVGREGRIGPHAVLVRDVEVARGASVERSIVLAGTSLGKATRWHDRLVWRHGSFDVDRPQAPFEPSPDPEVLRSTMRAPRGERLGQLLDSSLAIVALLALSPLLLAISLFIYLDDPGPVIFTQLRVGQDRRAWREGSLRGRVFELYKFRTMVRDAERRLSALKAHNHYGDGAFFKLTHDPRITRLGRFLRATSLDELPQLLNVALGDMRLVGNRPLPVYEAEALDEDWQRLRFSCPAGITGLWQISGRSDLSEKERMVLDSYYSVTRTFWSDWLILLKTIPALLLRRGAR, encoded by the coding sequence GTGAAAGGCCTGATCCTCACGGGAAGCGCGCACGCCGCGCTCGCCCCCATCACCTTCACCGCGCCGCTCGGAGCCCTCCCGCTTCTTGGCGAGGCGCTGATCGCGCACCAGCTGCGCCGGCTCTCGCGCCTCGGCGTCGAGGACGTCCTGGTCGCCATGCACCACCTGCCCGCCCCCCTCGAGGCCGCGATCCGATCGGCGACGCCCGAGGGGATGCGCGTCAGCGTCGCCCTGGAGAGCGCGCTCTCGGGGAGCGGCGGGGCGCTGAAGGCCCATGCGGCCTTTCTCTCGCAGACCACCCTGGTGCTCTCGGGCGACGTGATCGACTGGCTGGATCTCGAAGGGGCCATCGCGCACCACCGGGCCACGGGGGCCCTGGTCACCGCCGTTCTGAGCCCGCAAGCCTCCCCCGGCGCGCTCGGGGCCGCGCTGACGACCGGCGGCATGCTGAAAAGCTGCGCCCCCCCTGAGCGGCCCGAGGTCTGGCACACGGGCATCTACCTGGTCGAGCCGGCTGCCCTCGATCACCTGCCCGGCACCCCGTGCGCCATCGGCCGGGAGTGGCTGCCCCGGCTCAGCGCGCAGGGGCTGCGCGTCGCGGGCCACGTCGCCGAGGGCGCCTGGCATCCGGCAGGCACCCCGCTCGGGTACCACCAGGCGCAGCTCGCCGCGCTTTGCGCCGGCACGGCGGGGGATGCGATCCTTCACGTGGACCCCGGTGCCCTGGTCCACCCGGAGGCCACCCTCGTTCCCCCCTGCTGGATCGGCCCCGGCTGCCGCGTGGGGCGCGAAGGGCGGATCGGGCCGCACGCCGTGCTGGTCCGGGACGTGGAGGTCGCGCGCGGCGCCTCGGTCGAGCGCTCGATCGTGCTCGCCGGCACCTCCCTCGGCAAGGCCACCCGCTGGCACGATCGGCTCGTCTGGCGCCACGGATCCTTCGACGTGGATCGCCCGCAAGCCCCCTTCGAGCCCAGCCCCGATCCCGAGGTGCTGCGATCGACCATGCGCGCACCCAGAGGGGAGCGCCTCGGCCAGCTCCTCGACTCCAGCCTCGCCATCGTGGCGCTCCTGGCGCTCTCGCCCCTTCTGCTCGCCATTTCCCTCTTCATCTACCTGGACGACCCGGGCCCGGTCATCTTCACCCAGCTGCGGGTCGGGCAGGACCGCCGCGCCTGGCGCGAGGGAAGCCTGCGCGGACGGGTCTTCGAGCTCTACAAGTTCCGGACCATGGTGCGCGACGCCGAGCGCCGCCTCTCGGCCCTCAAGGCCCACAACCACTACGGCGACGGGGCCTTCTTCAAGCTGACGCACGACCCGCGCATCACCCGCCTGGGCCGCTTCCTGCGCGCCACGAGCCTCGACGAGCTGCCCCAGCTCCTGAACGTGGCGCTCGGGGACATGCGGCTGGTCGGCAACCGGCCCCTTCCGGTGTATGAGGCCGAGGCCCTCGACGAGGACTGGCAGCGCCTTCGCTTCTCGTGCCCCGCGGGCATCACCGGCCTGTGGCAAATCAGCGGGCGATCCGACCTCAGCGAGAAGGAGCGCATGGTGCTCGATTCCTACTACTCGGTGACGCGCACCTTCTGGAGCGACTGGCTGATCCTGCTCAAGACCATTCCCGCCCTCTTGCTTCGCCGCGGCGCGCGGTGA
- a CDS encoding TolC family protein, producing the protein MKTPLAMLVAGAMLAWGSLAALAQALPEPPADLTLDQAITKALANNPQLRAARAELSRAEAEADVAKLYPLRSVSANVGVNTVVPPANGLPLPAAGAYVTMNLGDFLSTPLVLKGSEARLQAAREGVRQVSLQVVASTTEAYAGWLSQQKLLVLRQEAIRSTESDVMVVQRLFGKGNASISEVMKARLAVSQSQADLVASEGAYNRAWAILVQQMGDTDWLEKRPKTAKQ; encoded by the coding sequence ATGAAGACTCCTCTGGCAATGCTCGTGGCCGGCGCGATGCTCGCCTGGGGGTCCCTGGCGGCCCTCGCCCAGGCCCTCCCCGAGCCCCCGGCCGACCTCACCCTGGACCAGGCGATCACCAAGGCCCTCGCCAACAACCCGCAGCTGCGCGCAGCGCGCGCCGAGCTCTCGCGGGCCGAGGCCGAGGCCGACGTGGCCAAGCTCTACCCGCTGCGCTCGGTCTCGGCCAACGTGGGGGTCAACACCGTCGTGCCCCCGGCGAACGGCCTGCCGCTTCCCGCCGCCGGGGCCTACGTGACCATGAACCTGGGCGACTTCCTGAGCACCCCCTTGGTGCTCAAGGGCTCCGAGGCCCGGCTCCAGGCCGCGCGCGAGGGGGTGAGGCAGGTGAGCCTCCAGGTGGTGGCGAGCACCACCGAGGCCTATGCCGGGTGGCTCTCCCAGCAAAAGCTCCTGGTCCTTCGGCAGGAGGCCATCCGCAGCACCGAGTCGGACGTGATGGTGGTCCAGCGCCTCTTCGGGAAGGGCAACGCCAGCATCAGCGAGGTCATGAAGGCGCGGCTCGCCGTCAGCCAGTCCCAAGCCGACCTGGTCGCCTCGGAGGGGGCCTACAACCGTGCCTGGGCCATCCTGGTCCAGCAGATGGGCGACACGGACTGGCTCGAGAAGAGGCCGAAGACCGCCAAGCAGTAA